Below is a genomic region from Falco naumanni isolate bFalNau1 chromosome 2, bFalNau1.pat, whole genome shotgun sequence.
agtGTCCAGGAGGCTCTGAGACCCTGCAGGGCAGGTTTCTTACCCAGAGTGGGATGCAGCCTTGAACCTGATCCCACCATCCCCCTAGAGCCAGATCCAACCAACCCAAGCAGGGGGGTCTGGAGCCAGTTATCTATTGGAGACCCATGATACGAACTTCTCCCTAATGACTAAGTAGGTGCAGGGACTAAATGCTTAAGTAGGACCCATGCTCCTTGCAGCCCTTGGactatttgcatttcaaaacaatCACTGTAAAAAGTGCTGGGAAGTAAAAGGAGAAGGAGATGGCCTCGATACTgtcttcccccaccccagaaGAAACCCCATCAGTTAGTCCGTCCAGCTGTGTGGTGTTACTGTAGCCTTCAGTGGTGTTTGCCACCTCTTCGGGAAGGCCCATCTGGAGCAAGAGTTTGGAGATAAGGCTGTTGAACTTGCTCTCGGTGGTAGACCAAGGCTCTCCACTTGGGGTCGGGCCTTCAGACGTGATGTTAACCTCCACTGGGTCAAGACAGTAACCTTCTGGTGATCTCTCATAGAGCACATCCATGAGGTCAATCCCAGCTACAGAGGAGGGGGAGGCACAGGGGATATCCCTGACAAGCCTGTAATTCTCCATCCACTCCTTCAGCCACTCGATGCGGCAGTCGCACTCCCAGGGGTTGCGGAAGAGGTACAGCTGCCCGAGGAAGTACACCGgctggaagacagaaaagggCAAGGTCGTCAGGTTGTTGCTGTTCAAGTGCAACGCGACAAGGCTGGTGAGGTTTTCAAAAGCCCCCTCCTCGATGTAGTTGATCCTGTTGCGGTCCAGGTAGAGGacctccagctcccccaggTCCCCGAACCACGTGTTGGAAACGTTCCTGAGAAAATTCCCCCCCAGGTTGAGCATCTTCAGGCACCTCAAGCCATCGAAGGAGTTTTCTGGAAGCTCACTAATCAAGTTGTCATTCAGGTACAGGTACTCCATCTTCTGGCAGCCCTGAAAAGCTCGCTCATGAACGACATTTATCCTGTTGTCCTGCAGATTCAGGTATTTCAGCTTTGTCAGTCCCTGCAGGGAGTTGTAGGCTACGGCTTCAATCCTGTTTCTCTCCAGGTAAACGTGGGTCAGGTTCTCCATGCCCCTGATGGCCCCTGGGATCCTGCGGAAGTTGTTCTGGAAGCAGAAGAgctcctgcagagcaggcagctcgATGAAGATCCTGTCTGGGATGTTGAAAAGGTTGCAGTCTGCCAGGTCCAGCTTCACCAGCCGTCTCAGGGCAGTGAAAGTCCGCGTGTGGAGATAGCGAATGTACTCGTTGTGGGCCATCTTCAGCTCGGTCAAGCTGGGCAGCCCCTTGAAAGCCCCCGGGGTGATGAAGGAGATATTGTTGTGGTTGAGCGACAGGGATTTGAGGGAAGGCAAAGTCCCAAAGGCCCTCTCAGAGAGGAACTTGATGCTGTTCTTGTCCAGGTTGATAGAGGAGGCTTCACAAGGGAACTCGCTAGGGATCTGCCCCAGGCCGACACGATCACAGAGGACGGAGCAGCTCCGTTCCTGGGTGCACACGCAGTTGGCAGGGCAGGACCGCACGCAGGCCCACACCGCCTGGACGTGGGGGACCCAAAGGATCACTGTCAGAGAGGAACGTGCCATCCCCGTGGAGGCACACAAGGAGAGAATCGGGATGCATCGTTAGCAAATATATTAGCCACAAcgggaaaaagaaattatgctgcctttgcctcccTTCTAGCCAAGCTAATTACTACCTGCTATTTGTATGCCAGTTTTGACCAAAGAGCTCTCATGCAAGATTCCTAAAAATTTGCTGGAGTTTTTAAACCCTCTGAGAaggggtgtgtgtatatatagatacagatatatagatatataatgTCATCTAGAACGTCATCtctgattaatttctttccccaaGAGGGGAACTCACCTAGACTTACGTATTTCTCAGTGTCTCTGTGACTGCTCTCTCTGCAAGCTGATGGGGACACGGTTTGACCAGGGAGTAGGCAGAGATGTTTTGAAGGCCAGCTTGGATGGATTGCAGTATTTCTgggtggggaagaggggagggcAGTATGTTCTAGTCCAACAGCCAGCAGGGGAGATCAGTTAGTTGCCTGGAGCACATCAAAGTcatgctttttgcttcttcctttttgttgttctttcaaCCTAATATTTGTCCACCAGAGCCATGAGCTGGTGCAACACTACAAGGGGAACTATCAGCTCCTAAGGGTACAgtacagtgtttaaaaacatattcCCACTCTGcatgaggaaaaacaaattaaggGATATTGTTCAACTACTTTCTTCATGACTTTTTACTGTTTTGCCAGTTCTCAAGACAGTCATCATAGTGCCTTATGCTTGATGGGAGCAGCCACTTTGTCTTTTTATCAGCCTGACATGGAAGGTGTGTGGCTATTGTGGTTTCTTTTCAATGTAGTCCCATGCAGGTGGATGTACAACAAGGAAGACAAGGAGAAAGCTCTTGGGGAGAAATcagagaagaacaaaaggaaCGGGAGACATCAGCCTCCATGGACAGGCatttttgcagggaaaaaacattCAGTCAGCCAGACATCTGCAAAATAAACTCATTAGAGAGGAAGAACTGAAGGCAGAGCTCATTTTGTAATTGCTCTCAAAGGCACATCCTACCTGCCACTCAACAAAATGAGCAGCTGCACCAGCAAACTCTCCATACAGTCACTAGCGGGAAAATGTGGTATTGTTACTGACTgggttttctgctgcagtttatTGGCTCCCACACAGGCAtaatccttttaattttttttcaaaaagacatGAGATACCAACAGCCACATGAACAGCCACCTTTATTGCAGAACTGCTGGGATCACATTGCTGCTGCGTGTGTATGTCTGGCCCCAAAGGCCAAGGAACAGACTTTCCCCCACACTCCTGCAGACTGACTGGAGAGCGGAGATCCCAGCAACTGggctgcctctccctgctggtTAGCAGTACAGCAACTGCTAACTACAGCTATATTCCCAATGGACATTTTTATTAAGACAGATTTGTGAGGTGATATGCCAGGAAGCATCATCTTCAGCCAGTGtctagctttgatttttttcagcccCTAAGGCTTCAGTGTACAGACCAACCTACAGTCTGCACTGCAATTGCTCTGCcctttctccatcctttttaaaatcaatatgCACAGTACTGTATTTATGAATTTAAGCTGCCTGCGGCTTGTTCAAACAGAAGACTTGCAAAACTTTCAGGTTTGCTGGACAGGTCCCGATTAACAGAACATCAACCCAGAGCTGCCTAGCCTGGTTCTGTCTGAACCAACCCCATCATCACTTGTAGAAGAGGGATTTAGATATGTGGAGAGAGCACTTCCTGTGAAGGACTTCAGCTGTAGCCTCAATATCGAAATGCAGGTCCCATCAAGCATGGCCACACTATCGTGACCAGAGAATTAGCAAAACAGCATCCCTTCAAGGAAAAATGACAGTGAAGGACTCTGGTGGAAAGTATTTCAGACAGGttgtcat
It encodes:
- the NYX gene encoding nyctalopin isoform X3; its protein translation is MPLVNNQVILWVPHVQAVWACVRSCPANCVCTQERSCSVLCDRVGLGQIPSEFPCEASSINLDKNSIKFLSERAFGTLPSLKSLSLNHNNISFITPGAFKGLPSLTELKMAHNEYIRYLHTRTFTALRRLVKLDLADCNLFNIPDRIFIELPALQELFCFQNNFRRIPGAIRGMENLTHVYLERNRIEAVAYNSLQGLTKLKYLNLQDNRINVVHERAFQGCQKMEYLYLNDNLISELPENSFDGLRCLKMLNLGGNFLRNVSNTWFGDLGELEVLYLDRNRINYIEEGAFENLTSLVALHLNSNNLTTLPFSVFQPVYFLGQLYLFRNPWECDCRIEWLKEWMENYRLVRDIPCASPSSVAGIDLMDVLYERSPEGYCLDPVEVNITSEGPTPSGEPWSTTESKFNSLISKLLLQMGLPEEVANTTEGYSNTTQLDGLTDGVSSGVGEDSIEAISFSFYFPALFTVIVLKCK
- the NYX gene encoding nyctalopin isoform X1 — its product is MTEDETCLCSSCVLLDLSNLLARPEMPLVNNQVILWVPHVQAVWACVRSCPANCVCTQERSCSVLCDRVGLGQIPSEFPCEASSINLDKNSIKFLSERAFGTLPSLKSLSLNHNNISFITPGAFKGLPSLTELKMAHNEYIRYLHTRTFTALRRLVKLDLADCNLFNIPDRIFIELPALQELFCFQNNFRRIPGAIRGMENLTHVYLERNRIEAVAYNSLQGLTKLKYLNLQDNRINVVHERAFQGCQKMEYLYLNDNLISELPENSFDGLRCLKMLNLGGNFLRNVSNTWFGDLGELEVLYLDRNRINYIEEGAFENLTSLVALHLNSNNLTTLPFSVFQPVYFLGQLYLFRNPWECDCRIEWLKEWMENYRLVRDIPCASPSSVAGIDLMDVLYERSPEGYCLDPVEVNITSEGPTPSGEPWSTTESKFNSLISKLLLQMGLPEEVANTTEGYSNTTQLDGLTDGVSSGVGEDSIEAISFSFYFPALFTVIVLKCK
- the NYX gene encoding nyctalopin isoform X2; amino-acid sequence: MFAIILNVILWVPHVQAVWACVRSCPANCVCTQERSCSVLCDRVGLGQIPSEFPCEASSINLDKNSIKFLSERAFGTLPSLKSLSLNHNNISFITPGAFKGLPSLTELKMAHNEYIRYLHTRTFTALRRLVKLDLADCNLFNIPDRIFIELPALQELFCFQNNFRRIPGAIRGMENLTHVYLERNRIEAVAYNSLQGLTKLKYLNLQDNRINVVHERAFQGCQKMEYLYLNDNLISELPENSFDGLRCLKMLNLGGNFLRNVSNTWFGDLGELEVLYLDRNRINYIEEGAFENLTSLVALHLNSNNLTTLPFSVFQPVYFLGQLYLFRNPWECDCRIEWLKEWMENYRLVRDIPCASPSSVAGIDLMDVLYERSPEGYCLDPVEVNITSEGPTPSGEPWSTTESKFNSLISKLLLQMGLPEEVANTTEGYSNTTQLDGLTDGVSSGVGEDSIEAISFSFYFPALFTVIVLKCK